The genomic segment CGGCCTGGGCCGGTCCACTCGcctcgctggcgtcgcgcgcgagctgcgcgtACGTCGgatcgagacgcagcaTCGTAGCGCGCTGCCGGTCCGCGCGGAACTTGATTTCGACGAGACcggccgcctcgaggacgccgccacgcgcgctgtgcgcgtcggcggtcATTTCGATCATGCCACGCGCATTGATCTGCGAGTCGAGCACGACCCACGAGCCGCCCCGCAGCTCGCCGGCGGGCGGAATGTGCACAAACACGGGCTGGCGGTACGACGAGAGGCCGTCGACGATCTTGCTGCCCTGCTTGAGGATCTCGTCGTACATGTCCTGCTGCCCACCACTAAAGCCGCGCCAGTTCGCCAGCATGAGCAGCGGCAGTCCCTCGCGATCAAAGTCCACGATCGCCTGCGCCGTCTTGTACGCCGAGTTCGGGTACCACACCTGACCCGCCTcgaggatgcgctgctcggtCGAGTGCGGGTTCGCGGGATCGGccggcacgacgcgctcgagcgtgcgtgtctcGACGGCAATCACGCCGAACGGGATGCCGCCCAGACGCGCGCggcccacgacgaccgACGTCGCCCATCCCGCGAGCGTCTCTTGGAACGAGTCGCGGTCAAAGAGGCCCGGCACATACACGCCGTCCACGACCGCGCCCGCGATCATCGCCCGCGGGTCGTacggcgtcgacgtcggcgtgAAGGCCACGTCGCGGTCCACGGGGTCCACAGGCGGCAGGATCCGCGGCGGCAGGCCGCGTCGCTCAGGGACGTACGCGAGCCACCGCAGGTactcgcgcatcgcatgcagATCGTCTTGCACGACGAGGTGCGATACGCCATTCGCATGCATGATGCCCGGCCCACCGAGCTGCAGATTCGACGTGTACACCTCGCGGCCCAGCAGCTTGTTCAGCGCCTTGTACCCCGTGAGGATCAtcggcgacgacgccacTTGGATcacgcgcgtgccgagacGCGCCAGGTACGCGCCGATACCGACGCTGCGGCCCGTCACGATCGTCGCGGTGAAAATGTcgccgcacgcgcggcTCATCTCACCCGCAATGAGGCCGCTGCCCGACAAACACTCGACGCCCAGTCCGCCCCTTGGATCGCCGACAATGTCGGTGATGACATGATGCACACGCCCGTCcggcagcgcacgccgcacacAGCGCACCACGCCCTCCtccaccagcgccacatCCTGGTCGGCGAGGTAGAGGTACTCAAAGCCGCGCGTCGGGTCGTCATCCACAAACTTGGCGCGGAAGAGCGACATGACGTCGGGCGCCAGGCCCagacgcgcgccgctgttCGCCGACACGtacagcagcggcacaccaTCGCGGCACGCTAGGCGACATACGTGCGCGAAGAAGGCATCCTCCTTCGGCCCAAACGAGCCGGCCTGGAACGTGACGTCGTTCGCCAGCAGGTACAGCGGCCGGCCCGCGGGGTACTCGGGCGTCCggagcagcaggcgccacGCGACCATGCCCATCGTGTTCTTCGCCGGCGGTCGCGACGtgtgcacgacgcggccgTCCTGCAGATCGAGCTCAATGACCTGGAGCACAGGGTCGGCCGCGTCAGCCGTCTGCAAGGCGTGGCGCAGGGCATCCGGCAGATCGTACACAAACGtcgtgccgaggcgctcggcatgcacgcggcggATCTGCAGCGGCCCGCGGTTCATGTACGGGCGGTGAGCACtcgtgcgatgcagcgaCGTGTCGCTCGACACGTGCGGAATCGCCTGGAGCACcgcggcgccatgcgcgtCAATCACCTCGTCGTACGCAGAGAACGCCACCGTGTACGTCGTCACCGTGCTCACAAACAGACGCACCGGCCGGGGCGCACCGCCTTGACTGTCCTGCAGTACGACGCGGATCTCGGCTTCGTCAatgcgcaggcgctgaaAGTGCTCGGCATACTGCGCCTCaaagcagcggcacgcgtccagcacactttccagcgacgcatccaGGGGATACAGCCACGACATGAAGATGTGCGAGCCATCCGTGTTGGCAAACTCCGCGCGGCCCTGCGCGACTTCGAGCGTATtcagcacgtcgctcagcacgcgctcgctctCCGAATACAGGTACGTAGCCATGTCCTGCGGCGGCCGTCCCGGGCGGatcagcgcacgcacgaaAAAGCGCACGTCCGCGCGCGTCTGCAAGCCCCGCGCGTGGTACAGGTgcacggacgacgaggacatCGGCAGCGGCGTGATGTCAAAGTGCGGCTCAAGACGATCTAGCTCCAGCTGGTACGACAGAGCCGGCTCGACGTTCCGGatcgcacgctgctcgaccCACCCGCCGGCATCGAGGCGGCGGTACGTCACAAAGCGCGGGTACATCCCAGGCTCACACAGCATCACCGAGACACGGCGCAGACCCGCGCGATCGAGGCCGGCCGTGTGCGCGGCAATCAGCGCACTCGTCTCGTTCAGCGCGCGGTCGTACAGACTGTCGTCGTACTCGGTGACCGCGATGCTCAAAACATTGacgggcgtcgacgtcggcgtgcCAAAGTGCTTGAGCGagcgctcgagcgtctcgtcCAGCTCCGCAAgcgtcgcgcacgacgtcAACGCACCGAGGCGCAGCTTGGGCCGCGTgcggcgatgcatgtgctcggCCAGGTCCGTCGTCGACGCCTGGCGCTCCTTGTCCTTCGCGCGGTTCGTCAACACGTCCGCGGACATTTGAAAGTGCCAGGTAATCAGCGCCCGGCGCTCCTGGCCAAAGTTGATCGTCACAATGTCGTACGCGCGGTACACACGGATCACGTACgtgacgagcgccgcgtacgcAATGCCAAGCTCAGCGCCAAAGAACGTGTGCAGCACATCCGACACATTGTGCGGCAACTCGCTCAACTCACGCAGGACCGACAGCGCCGGCAACGGCGTCTCCGACGAGACactgcggcgcagcaccgcctccATCTGCGCCCGCCGCTCGGCCAGCGACGGCATCTTGGCCTGCAGCAGGATCTCACGCGCCTTGAgcgccacaggcgccgccgcatagccctgcagctgcgtcaaCGCCTGCAAGAGAcgcaccatgcgctgcgcccgcGCATGCGGACTCGCCATGTCAGAGCTCTGCACGTAAtgcaccagcagcgtcaGCAGGAGCGCATTCTTGCGCTCAATACCCTCGTGCGACATTTGCAGCTCGGCCACGCGGTCGAGATCGCCTTCCAtcgtcgtgcgcagctgcagcaaAGCTTCAGGCCCGCCGTGCTGGAACGACGCCTCGGTGCGAATGTAGCGCTCACACAGCTCACACAGCACGGCCATCTCATGGTGCCACAGACCCAGCGCATACGCGTCGAGAATCGCAtacagcggcgcggccgccgacgtaAGCGCCATATGCGCCGCCGAATCGGTCACATCGGCCACATGAGCATCCAGgatcgcgcgcatctgcGCCGCTGGAAAAGGCGCGTCAGGCCGCAtcgtgtcgcgcagcgctgcctcgacacgcgcaGGAAGACGCCCCGTCAGGCTTGCCAGCACCTCGTCCGCCTGCTCAAacggcagcgacggcgtgcgcaggcaCTCGATGAGCGTATCGAGCGCTGCGTGCATACGGTCCGAGTGGTCGTAGCCATCGAGGATGTGGTGCAGCACTtgcagcgccgcagcaTAGCGCTGGGCcgggcggcggccgtccaTATCCGGCTCGCCATactcgcgcagcgtgccggCAAAGGgctgcgcgcgccgaaTGCGGCTCGGGTCGTCGACATTGAGAATGCCCAGCAGGTCGCCGGGATTGAGTGTGACGCCCGGCGACTTGACAAAAGTCACGACCGCATCTTCTtgcgccacgagcggcagGTACATTTTCATGACCTCGATTTCAGCGATCGTCTGGCCGGCGCGAACGTGCTCCCCGTTCTCGACGAGGAGTCGCACGAGCTTGCCcggcgacggcgagcgGATCTGCGTGGGATCGCGCTCGTCTTCGAGCATGCACGTCTGCCCATCGATCACAAGGCGGGTCTGGCCCACCTCATCCAAGGCGTACACAGTgtgcgacgcaccgcccaATCCCAGCAGCCATCCGCCGTCTCGCAACTCACGCAGCGATACACGCGTGCGCTGCCCAcggagctcgagcgtcCACAGCGTCGGCGCACTCTGATGCGCCGTAAAGTGGTACCGGACATCGTCGTAAATAAAGTCGACAGGAAactgcgtgcgcagcgtgtgACGCGGCGGGACTTGGCCGCGGTGCAGAATGCGTTTGAACTCGTCACGCGTCTCGGTCGCCATCGCATGCGCTTtgacggccgcgccgcacagcACCACGAGCTCAGTGGGCGGGCGCACGGCTTCCACGCCCTCGGCAATCAGTCCATCCAGCCACGCGGTCGTGATGCTATTGCGCACGAACGCGTCGTACTCGAGGAGAGTGACGAGGTACTCGATCGTCGTGCGAAAATCACTCCGGATCGAGAGCTCCTTGAGCGCCATGACCATGCTcttgcgcgcctcgtcgcggtCAGCGCCCATCGCAAATATGTGTCCAAACTGCGAGTCGGCATACTCGTGCAAGGCTCCGCTGGCACTCACACTAAAGTAGCCccacgtcgatggcgacgaACGAAACGTGAGCTCGCTCAACGACCCCGTGCCCGGCTTGAATCCCGTATCAGGGTTCTCGGCCGTGATACGGCACGCCACCACATGCCCTCGaggccgcggcgtcgtcgccagactcgcatggcgcgcgtcaAAGTCGATCGCCGACGTGCCATCGCGCACCTCGCCGTACAGCGCGCGAATGTCCGcgatgcgatgcagcgGAATGCCCATGGAAATCTGCAGCTGGACGGCCGGAATGTTCACGCCCGACACCATCTCCGTCGTGGGATGCTCGACTTGCAGACGCGGATTCAGCTCTAGGAACGCAAGCTCGTCCGAGTCCGGTGCATACAGCCACTCCACGGTGCCGGCCGACACGTACCCCACCAGCTTGGCGAGACGCACGGCGGCCTGCTccatgcgctgccgcgtctcAGGCGATGCGATCGTGATGGGCGCCTCCTCGATGATCTTttggtggcggcgctgcacggAGCAGTCTCGACCAAACAAGCTGATGACCTGGCCGTACTGATCagccagcagctgcacctcgagatggcgcgctgctttCGCGAGTTTCATCACAAAGATCGGTGAGCCAGGCACTTCGCCCACAGCGGCATCGTACAGTTGGCGGAACATGTCAGCCGACGCACACATGCGGATACCCTTCCCACCACCTCCTTCTGACGCCTTGATCATGACAGGGAAACCGATGCGCTCCGCCACCTGCAGCCCCTCCGTGGCCGAGTGCACACAGGCCCGCTGGTACACATCGTCCGGCACCGTGAGGTACCCCGCATCGCTCTTCGCCGTCTCCGTGATGCCCGTGCCGGACCACGGCAGACACggcacgtcggcgtgctgcgccacgatcGTCGACGAGATCTTGTCGCCCaacgcgcgcatcgacgagccTGGCGGACCGATGAACAGGACGCGCGGCTGTAGCTGCGCCAACATCTCTGGCAGGCGTGGGTTTTCTGACGCGTGCCCCCAGCCAGACCACACGGCATGCGCACCGACTCGCTCCGCCATATCGACAATGAGCTCGACATTCGCATAGTTGTTCGCATTCGGTCCACCGGGGACCAGGACATACTGATCAGCCATGCGAATGTACTCGGCATTGATGCTTAGGTCTTCTGGCGTGGCCATCACAATGAACTGGATCGCGCGGTCATCGCCAAAGGTATCATAGGCCCATGCCCGAACGGACCGTATTTCTTTCACCGCGGCAATGCCATTGTTACACACCAATACCTTGGTGATCACGCTATGACCACCGGACGCACGCACAAACGAAGCAACGACATCCTCATGCCGCACATCCGCTAGCGTGCACCCGCCATAGAAGTGCTCCTCGACTCGCGGGAGCAGGGGCTCCATGGCTGGGTAGGTGGGGGACAAGCGTTGCCAAGCGTGACGAAGGCGTGTCACGAGCGTACGTCATGGCTTACGTCATCATACGCGCCCCCCTGCCGTGTGCCGGGCAGGGCATGTGATCGAGGCTCGACACGGCCTCCGCGGCCggtgcggcgcaggagaCAGGCGCGCGTGGGAATCGCAGGCATCATTTTCGAGCTATCTCAACTGTGGAGCCTAATGGTGACCCTTGGGCGGGTCATACACAATCTTGCGGGTCATGATCGGCGCCCACTTGAAGCGCTTGGTCCAGACCGACATGGCAAACAGGGCTGACAGCAGGATAATGGCCTTGAAACCGGCACGCTTCcggtcgtcgtgctcaGGCTCAGCGGTAAAGTGCAGGAACGACACCACATCCTTAGCCATCTGACTCGTGGTGGCGGGGGTGCCATCCTCGTACTCAACGAGGTCGTCAAACAGCACACGAGCCATGGCAATCTGTGTGCCTGGGAAGAAGGGGTTGTAGTTCAAGCCCTCCTGCACCGTGACACCCGCTGGCGGGTCGCAGTAGCCGGTCAGAAGCGAGAAAATGTAGTCAGCACCACCGTGTCGCGCCTTGACAATCAGACTCAGATCCGGCGGCAGGGCGCCGGCGTTggctgcacgcgcagccTCTTCGTTCGGGTACGGGCTCGGAAGGTAGTCGGACAGCTTACCCGGGCGCTGGAACATCTCGCCATCGTCGTTCGGACCATCCTCGTACTCAACATCTGCCGCCATAGCCTTCACCTCATCCACCGTGTGCGACACACCCACCAGGTTGCGCCACGCAATGCGGTCCAGAGAGTGGCAGGTACTGCACACCTCCTGGTAGACCTGGAAGCCGCGGCGGATGGCTGCGTGGTCAAACGTCTTGAACCACTTAAAGTGCTCCCACGGGTACGCGGGTGGGTGCAGACCCTCGTCGGCCAGGTTGGCGCTGAGCGACTCAAGGAACGGCCACTCGCCGTACATGTGCTGGTACCACATCACAGAGCCAAGAGCCACGGCCGTCGCGGCAatggccgacgtgcgcgatgtgAGTGGGGACGATGCGTTAGCCTGTGCACGAGTCGACGCAAAGCGGATCTAGACGTGTTAGCTAGGCCCCAGACATGGCCATATATGAGACGTACCGACTGCGCGAAGCCCTGCTTAGCCGAGGCACGCGAAATCACAGCCCTAGTACATGAAGAGAACAACTGCGCCATGGCGAAAAACAGACAGGCAGAAGAGCTCTCTCAAGTCAGTATCGCCTTCCGCCTCAAGGGAATGACAGAGACCCAGTGAAGCTCGGGTTGGACCCATTTTCGCTGCTGACGCTTGCTTGCTTCGTCAGCCCCCGAACACTTACTGGCCAGTCCCTACAGCGCGTATTTCCCATCCGCCCGACGCAGTGCACCAATCAGCATCGTGTCATTTCCAGTCTCGCTGGAGCCCGGAAGCTCTCGGAAGAGCACGTGGAAACACGTGGGAATCCTTCTACGCCTCCACCATGGTGCctcacgcgccgctcgaaGCCCTGACAAGTGCGCGCTGCTACCGCGATGCGGGCGCCTCtctccagcagctcgtacCAGACGTGCACTGTGCCGATGTACAAGAAGATGCGTTGAATACTCACAAGCTCGCCAAGCATATACCTCTCTTCACGGCTCATATTCAGCGCCTGGTTCGCGCGACACACGCCTTGTGCCGACTATACCCCGACACATGGACGCGTGCTTGGAGCGCTGAGGATATCCTCGCCAGCGATGCATTCAAGTCGGTTTGTGAACACCTGGACGCTATCCAGGGCTCAGAAACGGAACAGCTACGCGTCAGCGTTCGTATTCACGCCCACGGCACGACACGTGCGATTGTGTCTCCGTTGCGTACGAGCCGTGCCGTGCCGACGGTGCGTCTCGATCCTGAGCCTGTGCGGTTATCAGGGCCGTTGGTATCCTATAAAACagatgcacgcgccgcgtacgacgCCGCCCGGCAACGCGTGCACGGCACCTTGGGCGCCGCACCGGACGGGTGCTTCGATGTGCTCCTGTGGCACGACACACCAGAGGGACGTGTAGTGACGGAATCGAGTATCGCTAACCTCGTACTCGAGCGCGGTCATGGTGACCTCGTGACGCCGGTCCTGTCTGAGGGCCTTTTACCGGGCCTTTTGATCCAGGAACTCGTCCGCCAAAACGTTGTTCGGCAAGACGTGATTCGAGTCGACGACATGCATCGAGCCTcgcggctgtggctgtGCAATGCAGTGCGTGGCATGTTTCGCGTGGAGCTCGTGTCCTAGTAGGTGAGTGACTGCAGCGTGTGCCAAACGCGCTTGCTCAGAGCCTGTCCGATTCGCCTCCGAgtgaggcgcgtcgcaggaTCAATGGTCGTGCTCAACAAATGCTGAGCATCATGCACCGACGCACACTGTGCGTACGCATGCAAGAGATGAGCCGGCGTCGGCCAACGCCGCGTCAGTTCCTGGGCCTTTTCCGGCGACACGCCTCGAATGCACAAGAGCATCCGCGTCCACAtatccagcagcgagccTGATGCGCTTGTTTTCGTATGCAGTTCCTGGTACGTGTGGAACGACGTGTGGAAGCGCGTACCGGGATGCTCAGCGcgcatcatgcgctgcatctgtgCGTACGTGTCACGCTGAATTTGCTCTTCCCGTAGCACATAGAGAGGCTTGTCCTTGTACATATGTTGTACCGTATCGTGCATCGTCACGAGGAAATCCACGGTGCCTTGGCCATGGGCCGTGCGATGCACAAAGAATCCATCAATGACCTGAGTACTGCTCAAGGCCGTTTGGATTTGTGCACCATACCGCTGTACTAGCTCCGAGACGTGCATGTCTTCCACGAGATACAGGACCTGCCCGATGCCCGCCTGCTGAAGACGCTGCTTCTGGTCGTGCCATCGTCCATCCATCAAACTCGATGTAAGGTCGTCCAGTCGCTTGCGTTCCACCACGACGTCTAGCACCACTTCTTGCATGTGCGCCCAtgcttgctgctgctcggACGGCAAGTGCGGCTTCGCCCGAGCTATCCAAAGTATGTCGCCCAATTCAAGTACACGTCCCTCGCACggcacgccacgctcaCGCAGGGCGTCATGGAAGGTAATGCGCCCGTCCACCGTCTTGGCTCGCACTTCGCGGTGGTCCACGATCATGTGAATGGTGTAGGAAGAGGCAGGGAGGATGTGGTACGGCACATgtggcacgggcgccgGGCTCGACGAAATGACAATCGGCGACGAGTCCATGAGGGAAATGGTCAACGGTTTGGCGGGTGTGCAGATTTGGATGTCATCCACGTCATCCGAGTCAAGGTCGATCACAGGCACCTGAGAACGAGGCGGCAGGTATAGGCGGGGAACAGACGGAGGCGCCTGTTCGTGCGCGGCGGGAGAggccggcgacggcgcactCGGCAGAGGTTCAGGTGCCTGCCGAGTGATGCCCTCCGCAAGggcgacgagctcggccaCCTCGAGTCCCTGTGGACTCAAAGAGAAGAGAGCTGGATTGCCACGACGGTAGACGTATCCTTTATGAATGAGGGTCTTGATGCTGTTCCAAGCTGTGATGAACGTCTTGTTGGACTGACTGTGGCGGACGAGCGAGGAGGgtgcagcgccgctgcgtccAGGCATCGTATAGTCGCTATCACAATAAGGCTGTGCGCGTGCAATCAGTTCCGACTTACCGAGCTGTGcttcgtcatcgtcgtcttccagcACACGGGTATAGAGGGCCACGAGCAGTCCATGCGCTCCTGATCGTGGCTCGGGTATATACGTTTTGGTTTTGCGGGGCCGCGCCGTGGTGTGACTCCGAGACGGGGCGATCATGCTGCCAGGTTTGGGCGGCATGTCTCGGCCGTGCTGTGCACACCACTGAGCATacgcgcgctcgatccgctcggcgatggacgcgccTATgccgcgcacacgcaccgtTTCGGATGGGTGCACCAGGGTATCTTGACATGCAGCAAGGGACTGATGCGCCTTGAGATACGCAGATGCCGCCTTGgtgccgcgctgccgtGCCTCATCGGCCCATGCCTCGAGGAACGACAGCCACACCGCCACGGGTGACGTCATCCCCAAAGGACAGGCTGGacgtgcgctcgacgcTCGTATGTATCACGTGCTGGACCGAGGGAGCATCAGCAGATTTTGAGCCAGACTGGCAACTACGGCAGGCGTAGCGGGGAATGTACTACAAGATGACATCCGAGAGGGACTTTCCACTCTTAGTACAGAGGGATGAAGCGGCCGCTGTTGGGTCAGTTGACGTGGTACGTACGCATTCTTGCCGAGCGAGCCCTTACCGTGGCGGGTGGGGATGTAGCTAATGGCAAACTCGCCGAGGTAGTGGCCGGTCATCTCGGGCTTGATTTCGACGGTCGTGAACACCTGGCGTTAGCAAAGGAGAGGGTGTGTGAGAGCGTACCTTGCCGTTGTAGACGCCAATCATGGAGCCGATCATCTCAGGCACCACAATCATGTCAcgcatgtgcgtgcgcacgacggcggGCTTCTCGTTAGGCTGAGCCTCCTTCTTGGCCTTGCGCAGCTTCTTGATGAGGGCCATAGGCTTGCGCTTCAGACCACGCGAGAAGCGCCTGCGGGCACGGGCGTGCACCAGCTTGACAAAGTCTTCGTTCGAcatgtcgagcaggtcatCGAGGTCCACACCGCGGTACGAAAACTTGCGGAAGGTCCTCTTGCGCTTCAGCTctgcggcggcagcggcgtcgTAGCTATCCCTGCGATGGTTAGTGCACTCTCGTCAGCAGGACGTACATCTTCGACGGTGTGAGAAAGACGGAGGTGGCATGGACGCTAGGAAAGCGGTGCCCAATGCATCACGTGCGATGTAGTTTTGGCTAGGTGCACGTGACACAAACCATGCCTGCCCCTAGTCGAGGCGCCTCCTGCCGCCCAACTTGTTCTTCACCCTCAAGTCTTCCCACAGGGACCAAAGCTAGTTTAGCGGATTTGTGGTACGAAACCAGCAACAACTAGACAAGATGAAGCACATTGCCGCCTACATGCTGCTCTCGCTCGGTAAGGAGGAGAAGCCTAccgccgacgacgtgaCCAAGCTCCTCAGCACGGTCGGTATTGAGGCCGACGgtgagcgcctcgagaaGCTCGTGGCTGAGCTCGCCGAGAAGGACCTCGCCGCCCTGATCTCGGAGGGTAAGGAGAAGCTCGCCTCGGTGCCTTCGGCTGGTGCCGTGGCTGCCGCTCCTGCTGCGGGTGGTGCTGCCGCCGgtggcgccgccgaggaGGCCAAGGAGGAGAAGAAGGAGGAGCCCAAGGAGgagtcggacgacgacatgggctTCGGTCTCTTTGACTAAGTGTCTCCTCTTTTTCAAAAGCGAATACCTACATAGCTTGAGTAGATACCCAAGCTGTGCTACGTGCACATTCGCCCTCATgcctcgtcggcctcgACAAAGATGTCGCGGTACTTGAGCAAGATGGTCTCGACGGCCTTGCACTGGAGGCCCATGTCGGGGAGGAACACGGCACCACCGGCGCCGGTACTGGCCatctgcgcctcgtggggcgagcgcagcagcgtggGCCCAAACACGATCGCGAGGTTGTGCGCCGACATTTGATTGTCAGCCTCGTGGGCTCGAACGCGGTCGAGGTGCGTCATGAGGAAGCGCAGCGTGGCATAGTTGGCGTCGGGCAGGTTGTTGACttgctcgtgcaggcggacCTGGCGCAGAAAGTCGTTGCTGATCTTGGCTGCCTCGATAAAGGCTGGGTATAATGGGTACGTGAACAGCGGCTCGGGCAGCTCACGGAACCACTGCTTGAGGCAGCCCGCTACGATGTTGATATCCTGGATGGCCTCGTTCGCCATCACATCCACGGTCGACCAGTCGTAGTCGAAGCGGTTCTTGAGCTTTTGGACGCGCGACGAGGTGCCGGACAAGCGATAGATGCCCGTGTTTCggatgccgacgcgctcaaTGGCATCGGCACAGATTTCGAGGATCGGCGGCACTTGGACGCCGTCGCGTACCATTTGCGTCTCGAGGTCGACGCCGAACACGGGGCGCGCCGCGGGCGtcgcgccgtcgacgtcgctggGCGCCTGCTTCAAGGTCGTCTGGTGCCGATACTGCGCGAGTGTCGCCTCGTCGTAGGGATTGGCGCGGTGCGGTGTCGGCCTGTGCTCCTTGTTGTTGAATACGAGCTCGTAGTTCTGCATAAAGTCTTTGAAATCGCTCTTGTTGTTGATAGAGGCGACCGCGTCTCGCAGTCCCGGGGGCGCTGACT from the Malassezia restricta chromosome II, complete sequence genome contains:
- a CDS encoding 4-amino-4-deoxychorismate lyase, with the protein product MVPHAPLEALTSARCYRDAGASLQQLVPDVHCADVQEDALNTHKLAKHIPLFTAHIQRLVRATHALCRLYPDTWTRAWSAEDILASDAFKSVCEHLDAIQGSETEQLRVSVRIHAHGTTRAIVSPLRTSRAVPTVRLDPEPVRLSGPLVSYKTDARAAYDAARQRVHGTLGAAPDGCFDVLLWHDTPEGRVVTESSIANLVLERGHGDLVTPVLSEGLLPGLLIQELVRQNVVRQDVIRVDDMHRASRLWLCNAVRGMFRVELVS
- a CDS encoding acetyl-CoA carboxylase, biotin containing enzyme is translated as MATPEDLSINAEYIRMADQYVLVPGGPNANNYANVELIVDMAERVGAHAVWSGWGHASENPRLPEMLAQLQPRVLFIGPPGSSMRALGDKISSTIVAQHADVPCLPWSGTGITETAKSDAGYLTVPDDVYQRACVHSATEGLQVAERIGFPVMIKASEGGGGKGIRMCASADMFRQLYDAAVGEVPGSPIFVMKLAKAARHLEVQLLADQYGQVISLFGRDCSVQRRHQKIIEEAPITIASPETRQRMEQAAVRLAKLVGYVSAGTVEWLYAPDSDELAFLELNPRLQVEHPTTEMVSGVNIPAVQLQISMGIPLHRIADIRALYGEVRDGTSAIDFDARHASLATTPRPRGHVVACRITAENPDTGFKPGTGSLSELTFRSSPSTWGYFSVSASGALHEYADSQFGHIFAMGADRDEARKSMVMALKELSIRSDFRTTIEYLVTLLEYDAFVRNSITTAWLDGLIAEGVEAVRPPTELVVLCGAAVKAHAMATETRDEFKRILHRGQVPPRHTLRTQFPVDFIYDDVRYHFTAHQSAPTLWTLELRGQRTRVSLRELRDGGWLLGLGGASHTVYALDEVGQTRLVIDGQTCMLEDERDPTQIRSPSPGKLVRLLVENGEHVRAGQTIAEIEVMKMYLPLVAQEDAVVTFVKSPGVTLNPGDLLGILNVDDPSRIRRAQPFAGTLREYGEPDMDGRRPAQRYAAALQVLHHILDGYDHSDRMHAALDTLIECLRTPSLPFEQADEVLASLTGRLPARVEAALRDTMRPDAPFPAAQMRAILDAHVADVTDSAAHMALTSAAAPLYAILDAYALGLWHHEMAVLCELCERYIRTEASFQHGGPEALLQLRTTMEGDLDRVAELQMSHEGIERKNALLLTLLVHYVQSSDMASPHARAQRMVRLLQALTQLQGYAAAPVALKAREILLQAKMPSLAERRAQMEAVLRRSVSSETPLPALSVLRELSELPHNVSDVLHTFFGAELGIAYAALVTYVIRVYRAYDIVTINFGQERRALITWHFQMSADVLTNRAKDKERQASTTDLAEHMHRRTRPKLRLGALTSCATLAELDETLERSLKHFGTPTSTPVNVLSIAVTEYDDSLYDRALNETSALIAAHTAGLDRAGLRRVSVMLCEPGMYPRFVTYRRLDAGGWVEQRAIRNVEPALSYQLELDRLEPHFDITPLPMSSSSVHLYHARGLQTRADVRFFVRALIRPGRPPQDMATYLYSESERVLSDVLNTLEVAQGRAEFANTDGSHIFMSWLYPLDASLESVLDACRCFEAQYAEHFQRLRIDEAEIRVVLQDSQGGAPRPVRLFVSTVTTYTVAFSAYDEVIDAHGAAVLQAIPHVSSDTSLHRTSAHRPYMNRGPLQIRRVHAERLGTTFVYDLPDALRHALQTADAADPVLQVIELDLQDGRVVHTSRPPAKNTMGMVAWRLLLRTPEYPAGRPLYLLANDVTFQAGSFGPKEDAFFAHVCRLACRDGVPLLYVSANSGARLGLAPDVMSLFRAKFVDDDPTRGFEYLYLADQDVALVEEGVVRCVRRALPDGRVHHVITDIVGDPRGGLGVECLSGSGLIAGEMSRACGDIFTATIVTGRSVGIGAYLARLGTRVIQVASSPMILTGYKALNKLLGREVYTSNLQLGGPGIMHANGVSHLVVQDDLHAMREYLRWLAYVPERRGLPPRILPPVDPVDRDVAFTPTSTPYDPRAMIAGAVVDGVYVPGLFDRDSFQETLAGWATSVVVGRARLGGIPFGVIAVETRTLERVVPADPANPHSTEQRILEAGQVWYPNSAYKTAQAIVDFDREGLPLLMLANWRGFSGGQQDMYDEILKQGSKIVDGLSSYRQPVFVHIPPAGELRGGSWVVLDSQINARGMIEMTADAHSARGGVLEAAGLVEIKFRADRQRATMLRLDPTYAQLARDASEASGPAQAEARQRLEEREKHMAPFFHAMAVEYADAHDRAGRMLATGALRHAMPWAETRRYFYWRGRRRMMEVRYLHAFLAAQPTLPPPEAAARVCRAASYVPHDDDAHAVAQLEAHTADLDAAVERARADAIVATLAQLSPETRDYVAAQL
- a CDS encoding small subunit ribosomal protein S15e produces the protein MSNEDFVKLVHARARRRFSRGLKRKPMALIKKLRKAKKEAQPNEKPAVVRTHMRDMIVVPEMIGSMIGVYNGKVFTTVEIKPEMTGHYLGEFAISYIPTRHGKGSLGKNAGRFIPLY
- a CDS encoding crossover junction endonuclease MUS81, which produces MTSPVAVWLSFLEAWADEARQRGTKAASAYLKAHQSLAACQDTLVHPSETVRVRGIGASIAERIERAYAQWCAQHGRDMPPKPGSMIAPSRSHTTARPRKTKTYIPEPRSGAHGLLVALYTRVLEDDDDEAQLGKSELIARAQPYCDSDYTMPGRSGAAPSSLVRHSQSNKTFITAWNSIKTLIHKGYVYRRGNPALFSLSPQGLEVAELVALAEGITRQAPEPLPSAPSPASPAAHEQAPPSVPRLYLPPRSQVPVIDLDSDDVDDIQICTPAKPLTISLMDSSPIVISSSPAPVPHVPYHILPASSYTIHMIVDHREVRAKTVDGRITFHDALRERGVPCEGRVLELGDILWIARAKPHLPSEQQQAWAHMQEVVLDVVVERKRLDDLTSSLMDGRWHDQKQRLQQAGIGQVLYLVEDMHVSELVQRYGAQIQTALSSTQVIDGFFVHRTAHGQGTVDFLVTMHDTVQHMYKDKPLYVLREEQIQRDTYAQMQRMMRAEHPGTRFHTSFHTYQELHTKTSASGSLLDMWTRMLLCIRGVSPEKAQELTRRWPTPAHLLHAYAQCASVHDAQHLLSTTIDPATRLTRRRIGQALSKRVWHTLQSLTY
- a CDS encoding ubiquinol-cytochrome c reductase cytochrome c1 subunit: MAQLFSSCTRAVISRASAKQGFAQSIRFASTRAQANASSPLTSRTSAIAATAVALGSVMWYQHMYGEWPFLESLSANLADEGLHPPAYPWEHFKWFKTFDHAAIRRGFQVYQEVCSTCHSLDRIAWRNLVGVSHTVDEVKAMAADVEYEDGPNDDGEMFQRPGKLSDYLPSPYPNEEAARAANAGALPPDLSLIVKARHGGADYIFSLLTGYCDPPAGVTVQEGLNYNPFFPGTQIAMARVLFDDLVEYEDGTPATTSQMAKDVVSFLHFTAEPEHDDRKRAGFKAIILLSALFAMSVWTKRFKWAPIMTRKIVYDPPKGHH